Sequence from the Janthinobacterium lividum genome:
ATCAGGTAAGCGGAATGGCGCACTGCAAATCACTATTTTGTCGCTATAAGCTTACCTCGGGGCAACTATAAAGTAAAGAGAGGATTGCCTCAAGGAATATTGATACATGGCAATATTTAGCATTTTCATGTATTGTTCAGCACCGTAGTCATCTAGCATGCGATACGATGCGCAATCGTTTGCTTGCGGATCGGTTTGCAAGGTCAAGATGATGCTGTATTTAATTTCGGGTGATCCGTATAATTTGTTCTGCCACCGCAATACGACATGACCCTCATGATAACCACTAAGACAGATCAAACTGTGCGCCATCAAGTCCTCGATTCTTGTCTGCTTGGACGTCCTGTCCATTTGCTGCATGTATTCGGCGCCCAGCTGCGCGACGACCTGGCCGTGGCCCTGCGCCAGCCGATGAGCCGTCGCTACTGGGGCAACTTCCAGATCGATGGCGTGAGCTTGTCGCGCGTGGAAAACGAGGACAGCGTGAACCGCTGGCTGAGTTTTTCCACGGCGGCCAGCCAGACGGGCTTTGCCCTTGAACGGCAGATACTCTTGAGCGTGCTGAACTATCGCTATGGTAGTGCCGGCGCCAAGGGCGCGCTGCCCGATCCGGCGCAGGTGCGCGTGACGGCCACGGAGGAGCGCCTCGCTGTGGTGCTGGGACAACAGTTGGTGAACAGCTTGTTTTCCCGCGTCCACAAGAACCTGCAAACCCTGGGCAAGAGCAGCGACATCGACACCAGTGCCGAGGTCGCCGTACAGTCTGGCGTGCATCCGGCGCGCGGCAGCTGGATCGTCACCGTGGCGCTCAGCGACGTCGAGGCGGGGCAGAGCGGCCAGTTCTGGTTCTCGCTGGACAAGCGCCTGATGGCCGACGTGCTGCGCGGCCTGCTGCCCGAGCGCGCGCAAGCGAAGAAAGCCTTGCGTGGCAGCGTGCGCCCGCTCGCTTCGCGCCTGCAAGTGACCCTGGAAGGCCGGCTCGTCAGCAAACAGGTGCAACTGGGCGCCTTGTTCGACCTGCGCGTGGGCGACGTGATTCCCGTCAGCCTGAGCCGTACCGACGTCATGCTCGACGACTCCCGTTTATTTACAGCTGCTGTCTCCGAACACAAGGGCAAGCTCTGTTTAACCTCATTTGAAGATGTCGAATAATATGAATCTGAACGATACCAACCAGAGCGAAACCCTGCTGGAAGACCTGGGCGATGACATGATCATCGACCAGGGCGATGTGTCCGACGTGGCCAGCGGCCGCGCGCGGCGCGACATTCCGCAGATGATGCGCAAGATTCCCGTGACCCTGACCCTGGAAGTGGGCTCGGCCCGCATCTCGCTCGAAGAGCTGATGGCCATCGGCCCTGAAAGCGTGATCGAACTCGACATGCTGGCCGGCGAACCGCTGGTGATCAAGGTCAATGGCACGCCGATCGGCCGCGCCGAAGTGGTGGTGGCCGGCGAGAACTATGGCCTGAAAGTCATCGACCTCGACGGCCTCAATCTCGACCTGATGACAGCATGAAGCTGGCGGTACCCGGTTTGAGCCGGCGCCGCGGCGCGCTGGCTGCCGCGCTGGCTGTTCCCGTTCTGATGCTGTGCTGCGCCGCCGCCGGGGCGCAGGATTTATTGTCCGGCGTGGTGCCGGGCGCAAAGACCGACCTGTCGGTCAAGATGCAGATCCTGGTCGTCATGACCCTGCTCGGGCTGCTGCCCGTGATGGTCATGATGATGACCAGCTTTACCCGCTTCGTCATCGTGCTGTCCCTGCTGCGCCAGGCCCTGGGCCTGCAGCAGGGCTTGCCCAACCGCATCGTCACCGGCATCGCGCTGATTCTCACCCTGCTGGTCATGCGCCCCATCGGCGACCAGGTGTGGAAGGAAGCGTTCGTGCCGTACGACCGCGACCAGATCGGCATGCAGGAAGCCCTGAAGATCGCCGAAGTGCCGATTTCGCGCTTCATGCTGGCGCAGACGAGCAAGGCCGCGCTGGCGCAGATCGCGCATCTGGCCGGCGAACCGTCGAGCATGCGCCCGCAAGACCACAGTTTCACGGTCAAGCTGGCCGCGTTTGTGTTGTCCGAACTTAAGACGGCGTTCCAGATCGGCTGCATGCTGTTCATCCCGTTCCTCATCATCGATCTGGTGGTGGCGTCCGTGCTGATGGCGATGGGCATGATGATGCTGTCGCCGCTGGTCATTTCGCTGCCGTTCAAGCTGCTGCTGTTCGTCCTGGTCGATGGCTGGACCCTGACCGTCAACACCTTAGTTACCAGCATACAGGGCTATTGATCCATGTTTACCCCTGAAGTCGCCGTCGACCTGATCATCGAAGCGCTGCATGTCGTCATGCTGCTGGTGGTGATCCTGGTCGTGCCGGGTTTGCTCATGGGCTTGCTGGTCGCGCTGGTGCAGGCGGCTACCTCGATCAATGAACAGACCATGAGTTTCCTGCCGCGCCTGCTGGTCACCTTGCTGGCCCTGATCCTGGCCGGACGCTGGATGGCCGGTTACCTGATGGATTATTGCGTGTCCATTTTTCAGCGCGCCGCCACCCTGGTCGGATAGCGCCGCGCGCCATGGATCAGATTTTCAATCAGGTGCTGCCGTTTCTGCTGGCCGTGTGGTGGCCGTTCTGCCGCATCCTGGCCATGCTCAGCGCCTCGCCCGTGATCGGCGACGCCATGGTGCCCGTCCCCGTGCGGGTGCTGCTGTCGCTGGTGCTGGCGATCCTGATGCTGCCCGTGATGCAGGCGTCGGGCGTGTCGCAGGACTTGCTGAAGATCGATCCGTTTTCCCTGCACGCCCTCGTCGCCACCCTGGAGCAGGCCATCATCGGCTTCGTCCTCGGTCTGGCCTTCCACTTCGCCATGTCCGTCATGTCGGTGCTCGGCTACCTGGTGTCGAGCCAGGTGGGTTTTTCCATGGCGGTGATGAACGATCCGCTCAACGGCACTTCGTCGGACGTGATCACGGGTTTGCTCACCATCATGTGCATGATCGTGTTTTTCGCCATCGACGGCCACCTGGTGCTGACGGGCGTGATCGGCGCCAGTTTCACGGCCTGGCCCGTGGGGCAGGGCTATGGGCCGCTGCTGCTGCAGACGGTGGCGTATAACGTGGCGTGGATCTTCGCCGCCGCCATGCTGCTGGCCTTGCCCATCGTCTTTTCCACCATGGTGGTGCAACTGGGCTTTGGCTTCCTGAACCGGGTGGCGCCGTCGCTGAACCTGTTTTCGCTGGGTTTTTCCATGATCACCATGTTCGGCCTGCTGATGCTGATACAGATCGTGCGCTTTATTCCTGAGCACTACATCGCCATGACCAACCGCGTGCTCGACATGATCCAGGAACAGATGCGGGTGGCCCATGGCGGATAGCAGCACGGGCGACAAGACAGAAAAGGCGTCAGCGCAGAAGCTGAAGAAATCGCGCCAGGAAGGGCAGGTGGTGCGTTCGCGCGACCTGTCGACGGCGCTCGGCATCCTGATCAGCATGAAGGTCTTCATTTACCTGCTGCCGGGCTATCTGCTGAGCTTTCGCGAGCTGTTCGCCATGGCTTTCATGCCGCTCGACAGCAAGGGCGCGCTGGAAAATGCCATGTCGATGGCGTTTACGACATCGGTAGGCTTGCTGATCAAGATGATCGTACCGCTGTTTTGCGTGCCCCTGTTTGTTGTGCTTGGCTCATTGATTCCTGGCGGCTGGGTCATCAGCACGAAGAACTGGATGCCGAAGATGGAACGCCTGAGCCCCGCCAAGAACCTGGGCCGTCTGTTTGCGCCCAAGCATGCTTTTGAATTCGGCTTGTCCATCGCCAAGGCCGTCGTGCTGGGCATGGTGCTGGTGCATGTGAGCCGCTCCAGCCTGACGCAGTACGTGGACTTGCAGCACCGGCCCTTGCAGCAGGCCATGCTCGATGGCTCCGCGCTGATGCTCGATGGCTTGATGGCGCTCATTTCCGTCTTCGTCCTGTTTGCCATCATCGACGTGCCGGCGCAGGCATTTTTCTTTGCCCGCAACCAGCGCATGAGCAAGCAGGATGTCAAGGAAGAGCATAAAAGCAGCGAAGGCCGCCCCGAAGTGCGCCAGCGCATCCGCCAGCTGCAGCAGCAGATCGGCCGGCGCAGCGTGCGCAAGACCGTGCCCGACGCCGACGTGGTGATCGTCAATCCCGAGCATTACGCTGTCGCGCTGAAGTATGACCAGGATCGCGCCGAGGCGCCGTTTGTCGTGGCCAAGGGCGTCGACGAGATGGCGCTGTATATCCGGCAAGTGGCGAAGGAGCACCATATTGAAACGCTGGAGTTGCCGCCGCTGGCGCGCGCCATCTACAACACCAGCCAGGTGCAGCAGCAGATTCCCGTGCAGCTGTACCAGGCCGTGTCGCAGGTGCTGAACTACATCCTGCAATTGAAAGCATTCCGGTCCGGGCAGCGTGCTGCCCAGCCCGTATTACCCACCGAGATGGCCGTGCCATCTCATCTGAGCGAGGTCGTACCGCCATGAATTTCCTGAACCGAGTGGTTGCTGAAATGCGCCGCCACAAGTTCGCCACGCCGCTGTTCCTGCTGGTGATCCTGGCAATGATCATCTTGCCGCTGCCGCCGGTGCTGCTCGATATCTTGTTCACTTTCAATATCGTGCTGGCACTGATCGTCATCCTCGTCAGCGTGTCGGCCAAGCGGCCGCTCGATTTCTCCGTCTTCCCGACGGTGATCCTGGCGACCACCATGCTCAGGCTGACCTTGAATGTGGCGTCGACGCGCGTGGTGCTGCTGCACGGCCATACGGGCGCGGATGCGGCCGGTAAGGTGATCGAGGCATTTGGTAACGTCGTGATCGGCGGTAACTTCGTCGTCGGTATCGTGGTCTTCGTGATCTTGATGATCATCAACTTCGCCGTCGTCACCAAGGGCGCCGAGCGTATCTCCGAAGTGTCCGCGCGCTTTACCCTCGATGCCTTGCCCGGCAAGCAGATGGCCATCGACGCCGACCTGAACGCCGGCTTGATCAACCAGGAAAAAGCCCAGATCCGCCGCAAGGACGTGGCCGCCGAAGCGGATTTCTATGGCGCCATGGACGGCGCGTCGAAGTTCGTGCGCGGCGATGCCGTCGCCAGTATCCTGATCCTGATCATCAACATGGTGGGCGGCGTGGCCATCGGCTCGCTGATGCACGACCTGTCGTTTGGCGATGCCTTCCGTCAATACGCACTCTTGACCATCGGTGATGGCCTGGTGGCGCAGATTCCGGCGCTGCTGCTGTCGGCCGCGGCCGCCATCCTGGTGACCCGCATCAGTGATTCGGGCGACTTCGAACAGCAAGTGGCGGGCCAGGTGCTGACGTCGCCAACGGTGATCTACAGCGCGGCCGGCATGATGGTGGCGCTGGCCCTGATTCCGGGCATGCCATGGTTCATGTTCATGACCTTTGCCGGCGTGCTGGCTTTTGTTGCCTGGCGCCTGACCAAGCGCGTGAAAGGACCCGACGCGGCCGGCATGGCCGCCATCGAGGCAGCCTTGCGCGACGAGCGTCCGGCCGAACTGGAGTGGCAGCAACTGCCTGCCGTGCAGCCCTTGATGGTGATGCTCGGCTACAAGCTGGTTGGCATGGTGGATAAAACGCAAGGCGAACCGCTGAACAAGCGCGTCAAGGGCGTGCGCCAGAGCCTGTCCGAGGCGATGGGCTTGCTGCTGCCGAATATCGGCGTGCGCGACGACCTGGCCCTGAAGCCGTCGCAATACGCCATCGTGCTGTCGGGCACCGTGGTGGCGCAGGCGGAAGTGCAGGCCGACCGCCTGATGGCGATCCCGTCGCCGAATGTGTATGGCCAACTGGACGGCATTCCCGGCATCGAGCCGGCCTACGGCATGCCCGTCACGTGGATCGAACCGGGTGAGAAGGCGCATGCGCTGGGCCTCGGCTACCAGGTCATCGAGGCGCCCAGCGTGATCGCCACGCACTTGTCGAAGATGGTGCGCGAATACCTGCCTGAACTGTTCCGCCACGAAGACGTCTCGAACATGATGGAGCGCCTGACGGCCCTGTCGCCGAAACTGGCTGGCGCGCTGGACAAGGCGCTGACGCACACGCAACTGCTGCGCGTGTTCCGCGTCTTGCTGGCGGAAAATGTATCGCTGAAAGATATCGTGCCCATCGCCACCACCTTGCTCGACAGCTCGGAAACGACCAAGGATCCGATCCTGCTGGCGGCCGAAGTGCGCTGCGCGCTGCGGCGCCAGATCGTCAGCGGGCTGTTTGGCCAGAAGATGGAAATGCAGGCGTTTAACCTGGGCGGCGAGCTGGAAAACATGCTGCTGGGCTCCCTGAACCAGGCGCGCCAGTCGGGCAAGGTGACCCTGGATAACTATCCGATCGACCCTCATCTGCTGTCGCAGCTGCAAGTGAACATGCCGGTGGCGCGCGAACAGATGAAGCAGCAGGCCACGCCGCCGCTGCTGTTGGTGCTGCCGCAGATCCGTCCGCTGCTGGCCCGCTATGCGCGCCTGTTCGCGCCTGGCCTGCATGTGCTGTCATACAACGAAATCCCGGAAAACCGCGAAGTGAGCATCATCGGCACGGTGGGATAGGACGGTGACATGAAAAGAAAAACGGCGCTTCGGGCGCCGTTTTTTTTGCTGTATCAATTCTGTTGCGTCAATCCTGTTCGTCGATGGGCGGCAGCAGGTCGTGCTCCTGGCCGTCGGCCAGCAGCAGTACGGTGCCGCTTTGCGCCGTCTCTTCGTCGTCGCCATAGTCGTAACCGAGCGGCGCCGCCACTTCCTTCGAGACGGCGATGGTTTCCTCTTCGGCCGCCGCCGCGGCTTCGCTGGCAGCGGGCGCATCGGGATTGGCCGCCGCTTCCGCTTCCGGCTGCGTCAGCAGCAGCGCCACTTCGGCCATGGCGCGGAACAGTGCCAGCGACAGCGAGGCGGCGCCCGCCTGCATCGGGTAGTTGCCGTGCACGCGCTGGGCATGCAGTTGGCGGTTGAGGCGGCAGCGCACCACGCGCAGGCCCGCGCGCCGCACGGCGTCGGCGATCTCGGGCAGGGCCAGGCGCAAATGGCGCAATGCGGCTTCCTCGTCGGCGGCCAGTTCCAGCAGCACGCCGTCGCCGGCCGGCTCCATCTGGATCACGACCCGGCCGATGCCGATGATGATCAGTTCGACGCGCAGCGCCACCTTGCCGCGCCGCCTGGGCGTGGCATCTTCGTCTTCGTCGCTGGCCAGCACGCGCAGCAGCAGGCGCTGGCCGCCCCAGCCATATACGGCGAAGCGCCATGCTTCGCTGTCGACGCTCAAGGGCGGGCGGGCGCCTTCGCGCAGCAGGGCCGGTTGCTGCTCTGCCATGAACAGGTTGCCCGGCACGTGCTGGCCGCGCGCCTGCTCCTGCAGGGCCGCATATTGCTCGCCATACGTCTTGACCATCACGCGCCACGAGGCGGCCAGCTGCGCCGCGTCGGGCGGTTGCCAGACCAGCTGGCGCGTGAAGAACAGTTGATTGACCTGCATGGCGCTGCTGTCGCGCGGCATGGCGCCGCCCGTGCCATCGGCATTCGGCTTGATGAGGGACGCCAGGCTGTCTTGCCCCTTCTGTTGCAGCTGGGCGGGCAGGGTGCCGGCGTCGGGCGCGGGCGCCATGTAGGGGCCGATGGGCACCAGCGGCTGGACCACGCCCGGCACCATCGGCGTCGCGGGGCTGACGTCGAAGCGCTGGGTAATCAGGGGCACCGGGTTGCCCGATGAGATGCGGTCTATCGCCATACCATTGCTTCCTGCTGATACATATTCATCCGATCCGCCATCGCGCCCTGCCAGTCACTATTGTAGTAAAGAAAGAATCAACTTGCTCATGCTCTGGCTTTGCTTGAGCATGGCCGTGCTCGCTTGCAGCAGCATTTGGGCCGAGGCCATGTTGGCGCTTTCGGCCGCGTAATCGACATCCATGATGCGGCCGATGGCGGCCCTGGTATTGGTGATCATGTTCGACAGGTTGTTGTAGACGTGTCCGAGCCGGTTCGCGGTGGCGCCCAGCGCCGAGCGCACGCTGCCGACCTTGTCGACGGCCGCCACCAGCATGTCGATCATGCCGTTGGCGCTGCTGTTGCTGGTAAATTCGCTGCCGGCTGTGGCGCCTGGCGCGAAATTGACGGAGATCGCCTGCAGGGCGGCATCCAGGCCGGCCATGTCGCCCGCCACGTTGAACTGCATGGTCTCGCTGCCGGTGGCGCCGATCTGGAATGTCATGGCTTGCGACAGGGTGCCCTTGCCGGCGCTGCCGTTGCCCAGCAATAAAGTGCCGCCGTAGCGGGTGTTTGTCATCACGTTGTACAGCTCGGCGCCCAGCGCATCGTATTCGCCCTGCATGGCCTCGCGGTCCTTCTGGTTCGACGAGGCGTCCGCCGCCTGGGTGGCCAGGTCCTTCATGCGCACCAGCATGCTGGTGACTTCGCCAAACGCGCCTTCGGCCGTCTGCAGCAGGGAAGTACTGTTTTGCGTGTTGCGCATGGCCACTGCCATGCCGCTGGTCTGGGCGCTCAGCCTGGTGGCGATCTGCAAGCCTGCCGCATCGTCCATGGCCGAGTTGATGCGAAAACCGGTGGAGAGGCGCGTCATCGACGTCGACAGCATTTGCTGGGCCCAGCCCATGGCCCGCTGGGCTGACAGTGCGGCAGTATTGGTATGAATGCTCAGCACGCGGCGGCTCCAGTAGGCGATTGTTCGGTGTTCTACCTTGTATAGGCGACTATGCCGGCAACATCGTTAAACGTGATGGCAATTTAGTTCAATATGCGGGAAATGCCAGACACGGCAGGCGAAAAAAAAGCCAGACCGG
This genomic interval carries:
- a CDS encoding FliM/FliN family flagellar motor switch protein; its protein translation is MLHVFGAQLRDDLAVALRQPMSRRYWGNFQIDGVSLSRVENEDSVNRWLSFSTAASQTGFALERQILLSVLNYRYGSAGAKGALPDPAQVRVTATEERLAVVLGQQLVNSLFSRVHKNLQTLGKSSDIDTSAEVAVQSGVHPARGSWIVTVALSDVEAGQSGQFWFSLDKRLMADVLRGLLPERAQAKKALRGSVRPLASRLQVTLEGRLVSKQVQLGALFDLRVGDVIPVSLSRTDVMLDDSRLFTAAVSEHKGKLCLTSFEDVE
- a CDS encoding FliM/FliN family flagellar motor switch protein, translating into MNLNDTNQSETLLEDLGDDMIIDQGDVSDVASGRARRDIPQMMRKIPVTLTLEVGSARISLEELMAIGPESVIELDMLAGEPLVIKVNGTPIGRAEVVVAGENYGLKVIDLDGLNLDLMTA
- the fliP gene encoding flagellar type III secretion system pore protein FliP (The bacterial flagellar biogenesis protein FliP forms a type III secretion system (T3SS)-type pore required for flagellar assembly.), giving the protein MKLAVPGLSRRRGALAAALAVPVLMLCCAAAGAQDLLSGVVPGAKTDLSVKMQILVVMTLLGLLPVMVMMMTSFTRFVIVLSLLRQALGLQQGLPNRIVTGIALILTLLVMRPIGDQVWKEAFVPYDRDQIGMQEALKIAEVPISRFMLAQTSKAALAQIAHLAGEPSSMRPQDHSFTVKLAAFVLSELKTAFQIGCMLFIPFLIIDLVVASVLMAMGMMMLSPLVISLPFKLLLFVLVDGWTLTVNTLVTSIQGY
- a CDS encoding flagellar biosynthetic protein FliQ codes for the protein MFTPEVAVDLIIEALHVVMLLVVILVVPGLLMGLLVALVQAATSINEQTMSFLPRLLVTLLALILAGRWMAGYLMDYCVSIFQRAATLVG
- a CDS encoding flagellar biosynthetic protein FliR, whose product is MDQIFNQVLPFLLAVWWPFCRILAMLSASPVIGDAMVPVPVRVLLSLVLAILMLPVMQASGVSQDLLKIDPFSLHALVATLEQAIIGFVLGLAFHFAMSVMSVLGYLVSSQVGFSMAVMNDPLNGTSSDVITGLLTIMCMIVFFAIDGHLVLTGVIGASFTAWPVGQGYGPLLLQTVAYNVAWIFAAAMLLALPIVFSTMVVQLGFGFLNRVAPSLNLFSLGFSMITMFGLLMLIQIVRFIPEHYIAMTNRVLDMIQEQMRVAHGG
- the flhB gene encoding flagellar type III secretion system protein FlhB, giving the protein MADSSTGDKTEKASAQKLKKSRQEGQVVRSRDLSTALGILISMKVFIYLLPGYLLSFRELFAMAFMPLDSKGALENAMSMAFTTSVGLLIKMIVPLFCVPLFVVLGSLIPGGWVISTKNWMPKMERLSPAKNLGRLFAPKHAFEFGLSIAKAVVLGMVLVHVSRSSLTQYVDLQHRPLQQAMLDGSALMLDGLMALISVFVLFAIIDVPAQAFFFARNQRMSKQDVKEEHKSSEGRPEVRQRIRQLQQQIGRRSVRKTVPDADVVIVNPEHYAVALKYDQDRAEAPFVVAKGVDEMALYIRQVAKEHHIETLELPPLARAIYNTSQVQQQIPVQLYQAVSQVLNYILQLKAFRSGQRAAQPVLPTEMAVPSHLSEVVPP
- a CDS encoding flagellar biosynthesis protein FlhA; amino-acid sequence: MNFLNRVVAEMRRHKFATPLFLLVILAMIILPLPPVLLDILFTFNIVLALIVILVSVSAKRPLDFSVFPTVILATTMLRLTLNVASTRVVLLHGHTGADAAGKVIEAFGNVVIGGNFVVGIVVFVILMIINFAVVTKGAERISEVSARFTLDALPGKQMAIDADLNAGLINQEKAQIRRKDVAAEADFYGAMDGASKFVRGDAVASILILIINMVGGVAIGSLMHDLSFGDAFRQYALLTIGDGLVAQIPALLLSAAAAILVTRISDSGDFEQQVAGQVLTSPTVIYSAAGMMVALALIPGMPWFMFMTFAGVLAFVAWRLTKRVKGPDAAGMAAIEAALRDERPAELEWQQLPAVQPLMVMLGYKLVGMVDKTQGEPLNKRVKGVRQSLSEAMGLLLPNIGVRDDLALKPSQYAIVLSGTVVAQAEVQADRLMAIPSPNVYGQLDGIPGIEPAYGMPVTWIEPGEKAHALGLGYQVIEAPSVIATHLSKMVREYLPELFRHEDVSNMMERLTALSPKLAGALDKALTHTQLLRVFRVLLAENVSLKDIVPIATTLLDSSETTKDPILLAAEVRCALRRQIVSGLFGQKMEMQAFNLGGELENMLLGSLNQARQSGKVTLDNYPIDPHLLSQLQVNMPVAREQMKQQATPPLLLVLPQIRPLLARYARLFAPGLHVLSYNEIPENREVSIIGTVG
- a CDS encoding flagellin; its protein translation is MLSIHTNTAALSAQRAMGWAQQMLSTSMTRLSTGFRINSAMDDAAGLQIATRLSAQTSGMAVAMRNTQNSTSLLQTAEGAFGEVTSMLVRMKDLATQAADASSNQKDREAMQGEYDALGAELYNVMTNTRYGGTLLLGNGSAGKGTLSQAMTFQIGATGSETMQFNVAGDMAGLDAALQAISVNFAPGATAGSEFTSNSSANGMIDMLVAAVDKVGSVRSALGATANRLGHVYNNLSNMITNTRAAIGRIMDVDYAAESANMASAQMLLQASTAMLKQSQSMSKLILSLLQ